One segment of Hippopotamus amphibius kiboko isolate mHipAmp2 chromosome 4, mHipAmp2.hap2, whole genome shotgun sequence DNA contains the following:
- the CAV2 gene encoding caveolin-2 isoform X1, with amino-acid sequence MGLQTEKADVQLFMDDDSYSRHSGVDYADPEKFVDPGSDRDPHQLNSHLKVGFEDVIAEPVSTHSFDKVWICSHALFEISKYVIYKFLTVFLAIPLAFAAGILFATLSCLHIWIIMPFVKTCLMVLPSVQTIWKSVTHVVIAPLCTSVGRSFSSVSLQLSHD; translated from the exons ATGGGGCTGCAGACCGAGAAGGCGGATGTCCAACTCTTCATGGACGACGACTCCTACAGCCGCCACAGCGGCGTAGATTACGCCGACCCGGAGAAGTTCGTGGACCCGGGCAGCGACCGAGATCCCCACCAGCTCAACTCGCATCTCAAG GTGGGATTCGAGGATGTGATTGCAGAGCCCGTGTCTACGCACTCTTTTGACAAAGTGTGGATCTGCAGCCACGCTCTCTTTGAAATCAGCAAATACGTGATCTACAAGTTCCTGACGGTGTTCCTGGCCATCCCCTTGGCTTTCGCTGCAGGAATTCTCTTTGCCACCCTCAGCTGTCTGCACATCTG GATTATAATGCCTTTTGTAAAGACCTGCCTAATGGTCCTGCCTTCAGTGCAGACAATATGGAAAAGTGTGACACATGTTGTCATTGCTCCACTGTGTACGAGCGTAGGACGCAGCTTCTCTTCTGTCAGCCTGCAACTGAGCCACGACTGA
- the CAV2 gene encoding caveolin-2 isoform X2, giving the protein MGLQTEKADVQLFMDDDSYSRHSGVDYADPEKFVDPGSDRDPHQLNSHLKDYNAFCKDLPNGPAFSADNMEKCDTCCHCSTVYERRTQLLFCQPATEPRLNTWTPGPEIWIL; this is encoded by the exons ATGGGGCTGCAGACCGAGAAGGCGGATGTCCAACTCTTCATGGACGACGACTCCTACAGCCGCCACAGCGGCGTAGATTACGCCGACCCGGAGAAGTTCGTGGACCCGGGCAGCGACCGAGATCCCCACCAGCTCAACTCGCATCTCAAG GATTATAATGCCTTTTGTAAAGACCTGCCTAATGGTCCTGCCTTCAGTGCAGACAATATGGAAAAGTGTGACACATGTTGTCATTGCTCCACTGTGTACGAGCGTAGGACGCAGCTTCTCTTCTGTCAGCCTGCAACTGAGCCACGACTGAATACTTGGACTCCAGGTCCAGAGATTTGGATACTGTAA